In Humulus lupulus chromosome 7, drHumLupu1.1, whole genome shotgun sequence, the following are encoded in one genomic region:
- the LOC133791257 gene encoding inositol 3-kinase translates to MVRDRKYPQRRGLIVGNYCHDVLLRDDVVVAETLGGAVSFISAVFDGVLVRHNSISKVGRDFAYSTHHEPIVVPGSKTTLFHAHFGSEIDGDGHQDRVLKRVRACDPIWPTDLPESRFDFGMAVGVGGEILPETLEKMLELCETVSVDIQALIRDFDAIDGTVKLVDLKESGFYHLLPRIGFLKASGEETSSLDVEEVRKLCCVVVTNGKHGCTVYWQDEEAQIGPFPTNQVDPTGAGDSFLAGFVAGLVQGLPVPDAALLGNFFGSLAVGQIGVPKFDLRLLQRVKDEVQRRKVHCNSCWERKAEDLKLMKLAGFEQFHASLSAAKMMPSCPVQECQWDLSISPPAADQPKLLNTPVFEETIQTIDGGKP, encoded by the exons ATGGTGAGGGACCGAAAATATCCCCAACGCCGGGGCCTAATTGTTGGCAACTACTGCCACGATGTTCTTCTCCGAGACGACGTCGTAGTGGCTGAGACTCTCGGCGGCGCCGTTTCCTTCATTTCCGCCGTGTTCGACGGAGTGTTGGTTCGGCACAATTCGATATCGAAGGTCGGTCGGGACTTTGCTTATTCTACCCATCACGAACCGATTGTAGTGCCCGGTTCGAAGACCACTTTGTTCCATGCACACTTCGGTTCGGAAATCGATGGGGATGGGCACCAAGATCGGGTTTTGAAAAGAGTCCGCGCTTGCGACCCGATTTGGCCGACGGATCTCCCGGAATCGAGATTCGATTTCGGAATGGCGGTCGGGGTCGGCGGGGAGATTCTGCCGGAGACGCTTGAGAAAATGCTTGAATTATGTGAAACAGTTTCTGTGGATATTCAGGCTCTGATACGGGATTTTGATGCCATTGACGGAACCGTGAAGCTTGTGGATTTGAAAGAGAGTGGGTTTTATCACCTTCTTCCTCGAATTGGGTTTCTAAAGGCGTCGGGTGAAGAGACTTCGTCTTTGGACGTTGAGGAAGTGAGAAAATTGTGTTGTGTTGTTGTAACGAATGGGAAACATGGGTGCACGGTCTACTGGCAGGACGAGGAAGCTCAAATTGGGCCTTTCCCCACGAACCAGGTGGATCCAACGGGTGCAGGggatagttttcttgctgggttcgTGGCTGGACTCGTTCAAGGATTGCCTGTTCCTGATGCTGCATTGTTGGGTAACTTTTTTGGGTCTCTAGCTGTTGGTCAAATAGGTGTGCCCAAGTTCGATTTGAGGTTATTACAG AGAGTTAAGGATGAGGTACAGAGGAGGAAGGTGCATTGTAACAGCTGCTGGGAAAGGAAAGCCGAAGACTTGAAGCTTATGAAGCTGGCAGGATTTGAACAGTTTCATGCATCACTTTCAGCAGCAAAGATGATGCCTTCTTGTCCTGTCCAGGAATGTCAATGGGATCTATCCATTTCTCCTCCTGCAGCAGATCAGCCGAAATTGTTAAATACTCCCGTCTTTGAAGAGACGATTCAAACAATCGACGGTGGTAAGCCATGA